Below is a window of Undibacterium sp. YM2 DNA.
GACGCAGGGCGCGCGCCACCAAGATAATGACTGAGCACCTTGACATACTCTGCGATGTCGGATTCCCTGGTCAGATAGTGAGTCACTTTGACGATATCAGCCATCGTCATTTTGCTGCTTTCCAGCATGCGGATAATATTGCGCCAGGCGAGATCGGCCTGGCCGGTAATGTCATCTGGTAAATTGCCATCTTCATCGAGACCCGGTGTTCCCGAAGTGAATAACCACCTGATTGATGGCACGACACGTCCCGCCGGTGAACTGGCTTTTGTCGCCAATGTGTCAGCGCAGTCAGCCAGCGCCCATCTGGCAAGGCTGGTAGAGGGTGGCTTGTTAACCTCGCAGGCACATGGACGGCATCGCTATTTTCGTATTGCCAGTGCTGAGGCTGCGAGCCTCATAGAGTCCATCGCCGTTCTTGGTGCAGCAACTCACACTAAAGCATCGCGCCAGCCAGCTCCGCCTGCCTTGGTACGCACCATGCCCAAACAGTTTTTACACGCAAGGACTTGTTATGACCATCTGGCGGGTGAGCTGGCCGTGCAATTGCTGGATGCCATGCTCAAAGTGAAGTGGCTGGAAGCAGATGGCAAGGATTTCAAGCCAAGCAAGTTGGGTAGTGAAAAGCTCGCTGCTTTGGGTATTGCAAGGCCTGAGACAAGCGCTGAGCACACAAAGAGTCGCCGGATATATGCCCGCTGCTGCATAGACCTGACGCAGCGCCGCCCGCATCTGGCGGGTGTACTGGGCGCCGAGTTGTTGAATCTGTTTGTCAGGGAAGCCTGAATACTGCGCACACCGCATTCACGGGTGGTCAGTGTGACGCCGCAGGCCAGCATGCTTTGCGGGAAATCCTCGAGGCCTAATTTGAGATGTTTAGGCGGACACCAGGGCCTGCCTGCTCATGGGCAATATCATCAGTTTTGTTTGTAACACCATGTAATCCTGCACTGTTAACCTGGCTCAGAAATTGCCAATCGCATGCCAGTCGCGTATATTTTCAATCCTTACGTCACGATGTCGGCGTTGATTGAATTTCTTTAAGGTAACAAGACCATGAAAACCAAATTAATTTTTTGCCTGTTAAGCGCCTTGCCTCTGATTGCAGCGGCGGATGTCACTGTGAACATGAACCAGGTCAGTGAAGCTGGTGTTGGTACCAAACTGGGGCAGGTTGTTGTCTCTGAAAGCAAATACGGCCTGGTGTTTACGCCTGCTTTGACAGGACTGACACCTGGCTTGCATGGCTTCCATGTACACCAGAATGCAGATTGCAGCGCCAAGGAAAAAGATGGCAAGCTGGTTGCAGCCCTGGGTGCAGGTGGCCACTATGATCCAGAAAACAGCAATCGCCATGGCACACCGTGGGGTGATGGTCATGCGGGTGATTTGCCACCTTTGTATGTCGATGCAAGTGGCAATGCCAACCAGCCTGTACTGGCACCACGTTTGAAACTGGCTGACCTCAAAGGTCGCTCACTGATGATACATATAGGTGGCGACAACCACTCTGATCATC
It encodes the following:
- a CDS encoding helix-turn-helix transcriptional regulator; this encodes MNNHLIDGTTRPAGELAFVANVSAQSASAHLARLVEGGLLTSQAHGRHRYFRIASAEAASLIESIAVLGAATHTKASRQPAPPALVRTMPKQFLHARTCYDHLAGELAVQLLDAMLKVKWLEADGKDFKPSKLGSEKLAALGIARPETSAEHTKSRRIYARCCIDLTQRRPHLAGVLGAELLNLFVREA
- the sodC gene encoding superoxide dismutase family protein; amino-acid sequence: MKTKLIFCLLSALPLIAAADVTVNMNQVSEAGVGTKLGQVVVSESKYGLVFTPALTGLTPGLHGFHVHQNADCSAKEKDGKLVAALGAGGHYDPENSNRHGTPWGDGHAGDLPPLYVDASGNANQPVLAPRLKLADLKGRSLMIHIGGDNHSDHPAVLGGGGARVVCGVS
- a CDS encoding RidA family protein; protein product: MPSIRWLFTSGTPGLDEDGNLPDDITGQADLAWRNIIRMLESSKMTMADIVKVTHYLTRESDIAEYVKVLSHYLGGARPASMLMIIPALVKPGFLLEIEVIAAQY